One stretch of Oceanimonas pelagia DNA includes these proteins:
- the nirK gene encoding copper-containing nitrite reductase encodes MKPRKLVAAISLALAFSAQASQLPVEEAMLTSPPVVPPPITRDHAAKVVVKMETVEKVMEIADGVEYMFWTFGGSVPGQFLRVREGDEVEFHLSNHPSSKMPHNIDLHAVTGPGGGAASSFTAPGHTSVFNFKALNPGLYVYHCATAPVGMHVANGMYGLILVEPKEGLPPVDREYYVMQGDFYTKGEYGEQGLQSFDMDKAIREQPDYVVFNGAVGALNGDKALTANVGETVRLYVGNGGPNLVSSFHVIGEIFDKVNVEGGTAINENVQTTLVPAGGAAMAEFKLDVPGNFIMVDHSIFRAFNKGALGMMQVEGPEDKIVYSGKVAENVYLPEGSAVQVMPNGHPKVVAKTKEERLLYGKRAYEANCQACHQNEGQGIPGAFPPLAASDFLNADHTRATDVVLHGLKGPIKVNGQAYDSIMPAMRLSDEDTANVLTYVLNSWGNDGGDVTPEQVAERREKGKTIIMEGSAH; translated from the coding sequence ATGAAGCCTCGCAAGCTTGTTGCCGCCATCAGTCTCGCCCTCGCCTTCTCCGCTCAGGCCAGCCAGCTGCCTGTAGAAGAAGCCATGCTCACTTCGCCGCCGGTAGTACCGCCGCCCATCACCCGGGATCATGCCGCCAAAGTGGTGGTAAAAATGGAAACCGTGGAAAAAGTCATGGAAATCGCCGACGGGGTGGAATACATGTTCTGGACCTTTGGCGGCTCGGTGCCCGGCCAGTTTTTACGGGTGCGGGAAGGGGACGAAGTCGAGTTCCATCTCTCCAACCACCCCAGCTCCAAAATGCCCCACAACATCGATCTGCACGCGGTTACCGGTCCCGGCGGTGGCGCCGCATCCTCCTTTACTGCCCCCGGTCACACCTCGGTGTTTAATTTCAAGGCGCTCAACCCCGGCCTGTATGTGTATCACTGCGCCACCGCCCCGGTGGGCATGCACGTGGCCAACGGCATGTATGGCCTGATCCTGGTGGAGCCCAAAGAAGGCCTGCCCCCGGTAGACAGGGAGTATTACGTGATGCAGGGCGACTTCTACACCAAGGGCGAATACGGCGAGCAGGGACTGCAGTCCTTTGACATGGACAAGGCCATTCGCGAGCAGCCCGACTATGTGGTGTTCAACGGCGCCGTGGGTGCGCTCAACGGCGACAAGGCGCTTACCGCCAATGTGGGCGAAACCGTGCGCCTGTATGTGGGTAACGGCGGGCCCAATCTGGTGTCGTCGTTTCACGTGATTGGCGAGATCTTCGACAAGGTCAACGTGGAAGGTGGCACCGCCATCAATGAAAACGTGCAAACCACCCTGGTGCCCGCCGGCGGCGCCGCCATGGCCGAGTTCAAGCTCGACGTGCCCGGTAATTTCATCATGGTGGATCACTCCATTTTCCGTGCCTTTAACAAGGGCGCGCTGGGCATGATGCAGGTGGAAGGCCCCGAAGACAAAATCGTTTATTCCGGCAAGGTGGCCGAAAACGTCTATCTGCCTGAAGGCTCGGCGGTACAGGTCATGCCCAACGGACATCCCAAAGTGGTGGCCAAAACCAAAGAAGAACGCCTGCTGTACGGCAAGCGGGCCTATGAGGCCAACTGTCAGGCCTGTCACCAGAACGAGGGCCAGGGCATTCCCGGCGCCTTTCCTCCGCTGGCGGCTTCAGACTTTCTTAATGCCGATCACACCCGCGCCACCGACGTGGTGCTGCACGGCCTGAAAGGCCCCATCAAGGTCAATGGTCAGGCCTACGACAGCATCATGCCGGCCATGCGCCTGTCGGACGAAGACACCGCCAACGTGCTGACCTATGTGCTTAACAGCTGGGGTAACGACGGCGGCGACGTCACCCCCGAACAGGTGGCCGAGCGCCGGGAAAAAGGCAAGACCATCATCATGGAAGGGAGTGCCCACTGA
- a CDS encoding methyl-accepting chemotaxis protein → MKLTHKVGLTAAAVLLVTVGLLSWLQLTQVRESLRDQTAAAIHETSATLARQIENWLNGKLRLIDMAAQQIDADFSREQVQQTFNLPLLRDEFILIFGGLESEQGRAISNTPSWNPAGWDARQRPWYAVARQAEQASLTEPYADASTGDILISAVATITDNGRFLGAFGGDLSLETVASAINVIDFNGAGHAFLVARNGNIISHPDSALNGRRLSELFDGSAPAISTELATHTLNGRPHWVAFTPLKGLQGADWYIGVALDEGIVMARADRLQWQAMIIAALGVAISLAILIVLMSSQLRPLGGLHRSLADINSGEGDLTRRLPVTRKDEFALVAGEFNGFLAHLQQLIGKVMHSAQSLKSRISETSAQSEQAEQQLQRQLQELDQLATAMHEMAATANDVARHAQHAAEAAHAANQETEQGAAVVSRSTQAIERLAADMDDTMASVHELAQVSRNIESILSVITGIAEQTNLLALNAAIEAARAGESGRGFAVVADEVRSLASRTQQSTREIGDMIEKLQQGVQQAEHKMQQSQELAARTTADAAEANEVLVRIREAIAQINDMNLQIATAAEEQSATSEEINQNTTNIRDISQGVANGALEQLHKCHAMLEQMQHQDELLARFRV, encoded by the coding sequence ATGAAACTCACTCACAAGGTGGGCCTGACCGCCGCCGCCGTGCTGCTGGTAACCGTGGGCCTGCTCTCCTGGCTGCAGCTCACCCAGGTTCGGGAAAGCCTGCGCGATCAGACCGCCGCCGCCATTCATGAAACCAGTGCCACCCTCGCCCGCCAGATAGAAAACTGGCTGAACGGCAAGCTCAGGCTGATCGACATGGCCGCCCAGCAGATCGACGCCGACTTCAGTCGCGAGCAAGTGCAGCAGACCTTTAACCTGCCACTGCTGCGGGACGAATTCATTTTGATCTTCGGTGGTCTGGAAAGCGAGCAGGGCCGCGCCATCAGCAATACGCCCAGCTGGAACCCGGCCGGCTGGGACGCCCGCCAGCGCCCCTGGTATGCGGTGGCCCGGCAGGCCGAACAGGCTTCGCTGACCGAGCCCTACGCCGATGCCAGCACCGGCGACATCCTTATCTCCGCGGTCGCCACAATCACCGACAATGGCCGCTTTCTCGGTGCCTTTGGCGGGGATCTCAGCCTGGAAACCGTGGCCAGTGCCATTAATGTGATCGACTTCAACGGCGCCGGCCACGCCTTCCTGGTGGCGCGCAACGGCAACATCATTTCCCACCCCGACAGCGCCCTCAACGGCCGCCGCCTGAGCGAGCTGTTCGACGGCTCCGCCCCGGCCATCAGCACCGAACTGGCCACCCACACCCTGAACGGCCGGCCCCACTGGGTGGCGTTCACGCCGCTCAAGGGGCTGCAGGGCGCCGACTGGTACATCGGCGTGGCTCTGGACGAAGGCATCGTCATGGCCCGGGCCGACCGCCTGCAATGGCAGGCGATGATCATTGCCGCGCTCGGGGTGGCCATCAGTCTGGCGATTCTGATCGTGCTGATGAGCAGCCAGCTCAGGCCCCTCGGCGGTCTGCACCGCTCCCTGGCCGACATCAACAGCGGCGAGGGCGATCTCACCCGGCGCCTGCCGGTCACCAGGAAAGACGAGTTTGCCCTGGTGGCCGGCGAGTTCAACGGCTTTCTCGCCCACCTGCAACAGCTGATCGGCAAGGTCATGCACAGCGCCCAGTCGCTGAAGTCGCGCATCAGCGAGACCTCGGCGCAGTCGGAGCAGGCCGAGCAGCAGTTGCAGCGGCAGTTGCAGGAGCTGGACCAGCTGGCCACCGCCATGCACGAAATGGCCGCCACCGCCAACGACGTGGCCCGTCATGCCCAGCATGCCGCCGAGGCCGCCCATGCCGCCAACCAGGAAACCGAGCAGGGCGCCGCCGTGGTGTCCCGCTCCACCCAGGCCATTGAACGGCTGGCCGCCGACATGGACGACACCATGGCCTCGGTGCACGAGCTGGCCCAGGTCAGCCGCAACATCGAGTCGATACTGTCGGTGATCACCGGCATTGCCGAGCAGACCAACCTGCTGGCGCTCAATGCCGCCATCGAGGCGGCCCGGGCCGGCGAGTCGGGTCGCGGCTTTGCCGTGGTGGCCGACGAGGTACGTTCGCTGGCCTCGCGCACCCAGCAGTCCACCCGGGAGATCGGCGACATGATCGAAAAACTGCAGCAGGGCGTGCAGCAGGCCGAGCACAAGATGCAGCAGAGCCAGGAGCTGGCCGCCCGCACCACGGCCGATGCCGCCGAGGCCAATGAGGTGCTGGTGCGCATTCGCGAGGCCATTGCCCAGATCAACGACATGAACCTGCAAATTGCCACCGCCGCCGAAGAGCAAAGCGCCACCAGCGAGGAGATCAACCAGAACACCACCAACATTCGGGACATCAGCCAGGGCGTGGCCAATGGCGCCCTGGAGCAGCTGCACAAATGCCATGCCATGCTGGAGCAGATGCAGCATCAGGATGAGCTGCTGGCCAGGTTCAGGGTGTGA
- a CDS encoding alanine/glycine:cation symporter family protein produces MDSFISFINNLLWGSVLIYLLLGVGIFFTVRLGLIQFRHFGHMFSVLKHSRQSDAAGISSFQALCTSLAARVGTGNLAGVAVALYLGGPGAIFWMWLIALIGMATAFAESALAQLYKVKDDDGNYRGGPAYYMERGLGMRWMGVLFAVFLIIAFGLVFNAVQANSISAAMQVAFSVPEWATGLVLVVLAGLIIFGGLRTIARFAELVVPFMALAYLLIALVVVAMNLTELPAVLALIVKSAFGLEQAGGGAMGYAISQALINGVKRGLFSNEAGMGSAPNAAASATPYPPHPASQGYVQMLGVFADTIVICTCTASIILLSGQFEPGSGITGIELTQKALAHEVGDWGNIFIAIAILFFAFTSIVANYAYAENNLVFLEHNHPAGLLVFRLFVLGMVMFGSVGELPTIWAMADTSMGMMALINLVAILLLSGVVVKLAKDYNDQRKLGRLPTFDVSKYPELHNQLEEGIWDKK; encoded by the coding sequence ATGGACTCCTTTATCTCCTTTATCAACAACCTGCTGTGGGGATCCGTGCTGATCTACCTGCTGCTGGGGGTTGGCATTTTCTTTACCGTGCGGCTGGGGCTGATTCAGTTTCGCCATTTCGGCCACATGTTCTCGGTGCTGAAACACAGCCGCCAGTCCGACGCGGCGGGCATATCGTCGTTTCAGGCACTCTGCACCAGCCTGGCGGCCCGGGTGGGCACCGGCAACCTGGCCGGTGTGGCGGTGGCGCTGTACCTGGGCGGCCCCGGCGCCATTTTCTGGATGTGGCTGATCGCCCTGATCGGTATGGCCACGGCCTTTGCCGAAAGCGCCCTGGCCCAGCTTTACAAGGTGAAGGACGACGACGGCAACTACCGGGGCGGCCCGGCCTATTACATGGAACGGGGCCTGGGCATGCGCTGGATGGGCGTGCTGTTTGCAGTGTTTCTGATCATTGCCTTTGGCCTGGTGTTCAATGCGGTGCAGGCCAACTCCATCAGCGCCGCCATGCAGGTGGCGTTCAGCGTGCCCGAGTGGGCCACCGGCCTGGTGCTGGTGGTGCTGGCGGGGCTGATCATTTTTGGCGGCCTGCGTACCATTGCCCGCTTTGCCGAGCTGGTGGTGCCCTTTATGGCGCTGGCCTACCTGCTGATCGCCCTGGTGGTGGTGGCCATGAACCTCACCGAGCTGCCCGCGGTGCTGGCGCTGATCGTGAAATCGGCCTTTGGCCTGGAGCAGGCCGGCGGCGGTGCCATGGGCTATGCCATTTCCCAGGCGCTGATCAACGGTGTGAAGCGGGGCCTGTTCTCGAACGAGGCGGGCATGGGCTCGGCTCCCAACGCCGCCGCCTCGGCCACGCCCTATCCGCCCCACCCGGCGTCTCAGGGTTATGTGCAGATGCTGGGGGTGTTTGCCGATACCATCGTCATCTGCACCTGCACCGCGTCCATTATTCTGCTCTCCGGCCAGTTTGAACCCGGCTCCGGCATTACCGGCATTGAGCTGACCCAGAAGGCACTGGCACACGAAGTGGGTGACTGGGGCAATATCTTTATTGCCATCGCCATTCTGTTCTTTGCCTTTACCAGCATCGTGGCCAATTACGCCTATGCCGAAAACAACCTGGTGTTCCTGGAGCACAACCACCCCGCCGGCCTGCTGGTGTTCCGCCTGTTTGTGCTGGGCATGGTGATGTTCGGCTCTGTGGGGGAACTGCCCACCATCTGGGCCATGGCCGACACTTCCATGGGCATGATGGCGCTCATTAACCTGGTGGCCATTCTGCTGCTGTCGGGCGTGGTGGTGAAGCTGGCGAAGGACTACAACGACCAGCGCAAGCTGGGCCGGTTGCCGACCTTTGACGTGAGCAAGTATCCCGAACTGCACAATCAGCTGGAAGAGGGGATCTGGGACAAGAAGTAA
- a CDS encoding YkgJ family cysteine cluster protein translates to MSGGNPCLSCGACCAFFRVSFYWGEVHSDFAVPEALTEPVSYTRLAMAGTNQPSPRCVALEGEVGTCVSCSIYENRPSPCRDFEAHDPGGACNRARAAHGLPPLEEPPIAA, encoded by the coding sequence ATGAGTGGTGGCAATCCCTGTTTGAGTTGCGGCGCCTGCTGCGCGTTTTTTCGTGTGTCGTTTTACTGGGGCGAAGTGCACAGCGACTTCGCCGTGCCCGAGGCCCTGACCGAGCCGGTGTCTTATACCCGGCTGGCCATGGCCGGTACCAACCAGCCTTCGCCCCGCTGCGTGGCGCTGGAAGGGGAAGTGGGGACCTGTGTATCCTGCTCCATTTATGAAAACCGGCCCAGCCCGTGCCGGGACTTTGAAGCCCATGATCCCGGCGGTGCCTGCAACCGGGCCCGGGCGGCTCACGGGCTGCCGCCGCTGGAGGAGCCGCCCATCGCCGCCTGA
- a CDS encoding hydrolase, producing the protein MLIQPEKAALLVIDIQEKLVPAIDQGERLVARAGWLIGACQLLGTPTLFTEQYPRGLGHTLPALTALVERPDVARKVHFSAVAGGCLPKHWQDRGQIIVCGMETHVCVLQTVLELLQSGKEVFVVADAVGSRTEENRRLGLERMRAAGAHIVSREMVVFELMQQAGTDTFKTISKQFLVGEQP; encoded by the coding sequence ATGCTGATACAACCCGAAAAAGCCGCGCTGCTGGTGATCGACATTCAGGAAAAGCTGGTGCCCGCCATCGATCAGGGCGAACGCCTGGTGGCGCGCGCCGGCTGGCTGATCGGCGCCTGCCAGCTGCTGGGCACTCCCACCCTGTTCACCGAGCAGTATCCCCGTGGCCTGGGCCATACCCTGCCGGCTCTCACCGCCCTGGTGGAGCGCCCCGACGTGGCCAGAAAGGTGCACTTTTCCGCCGTGGCCGGCGGTTGCCTGCCCAAGCACTGGCAGGACCGCGGCCAGATTATTGTGTGCGGCATGGAAACCCACGTGTGCGTGCTGCAAACCGTGCTGGAGTTATTGCAGTCGGGCAAGGAGGTGTTCGTGGTGGCCGACGCGGTGGGCAGCCGCACCGAGGAAAACCGCCGGCTGGGGCTGGAGCGCATGCGCGCCGCCGGGGCACACATCGTCAGCCGGGAAATGGTGGTGTTTGAGCTGATGCAGCAGGCCGGCACCGACACCTTCAAGACCATCAGCAAACAGTTTCTGGTAGGGGAACAGCCGTAA
- a CDS encoding septation protein A, with amino-acid sequence MKQFAEFIPLIIFFVVYKTVDIYAATGALMAATCVQMLVQWLRHRKLEKMHLITLVLVLGFGGMTMFFHDDAFIKWKVTAVNGLFALGLLVSRYGFGKNLIQQMLGKELTLPAAVWDRANLAWAGFFAFCGALNVYVAFNLPQEWWVNFKVFGLLGLTLLFTLATVLYLYRRQPLQSQQNNQR; translated from the coding sequence ATGAAGCAATTTGCCGAGTTTATTCCGCTGATCATTTTTTTCGTGGTCTACAAAACCGTGGACATCTACGCCGCCACCGGCGCGCTGATGGCCGCCACCTGTGTGCAGATGCTGGTGCAGTGGCTGCGCCACAGAAAACTGGAAAAAATGCACCTGATCACTCTGGTGCTGGTGCTGGGCTTTGGCGGCATGACCATGTTTTTTCATGACGATGCCTTTATCAAATGGAAGGTGACCGCGGTCAACGGCCTGTTTGCCCTGGGCCTGCTGGTAAGCCGCTACGGCTTTGGCAAAAACCTCATTCAGCAGATGCTGGGCAAGGAGCTGACCCTGCCGGCCGCGGTATGGGACAGAGCCAACCTGGCCTGGGCCGGCTTCTTTGCCTTTTGCGGCGCACTCAACGTCTATGTGGCATTCAACCTGCCCCAGGAATGGTGGGTCAACTTCAAGGTGTTCGGCCTGCTCGGCCTGACCCTGCTGTTTACCCTGGCGACCGTGCTCTACCTCTATCGCCGGCAACCGCTACAATCCCAACAAAACAATCAACGTTAA
- a CDS encoding formylglycine-generating enzyme family protein — MSLALLLSLTLATDMASLPAGEVRPLYLTKDSPLTPVAPFMLDKTPVTNRQFAAFVAAHPQWQPGRPPALLTEPAYLQHWPGLTPAEEQYHQPVTFVSWFAADAYCRAQGKRLPTVAEWEYAAQASQTAALGASEPGFTRRILDWYARPATAHLHNVGRSPANYWGVQDLHGLVWEWTRDFNSALVTGESRGDSSLDQGLFCGSAAAGSADPSDYAAFMRYGFRSSLKATYALGNLGFRCAKEINNETPHLVADAVQP; from the coding sequence ATGAGCCTGGCGCTGCTGCTGAGCCTGACACTGGCGACCGACATGGCCTCGCTTCCCGCCGGGGAAGTCAGGCCCCTGTATCTGACCAAGGACAGTCCGCTCACGCCGGTGGCGCCCTTTATGCTCGACAAGACCCCGGTCACCAACCGGCAATTCGCGGCCTTTGTGGCCGCTCATCCACAATGGCAGCCGGGCCGTCCTCCTGCCCTACTGACCGAGCCGGCCTATCTGCAACACTGGCCCGGTTTAACGCCGGCTGAGGAGCAGTACCATCAGCCGGTTACCTTTGTGTCCTGGTTTGCCGCCGATGCCTATTGCCGTGCTCAGGGCAAGCGGCTGCCCACGGTGGCGGAATGGGAATACGCCGCCCAGGCCTCACAAACCGCTGCCCTTGGTGCCAGCGAGCCCGGCTTTACCCGGCGCATTCTCGACTGGTATGCCCGGCCCGCCACCGCACACCTGCATAACGTGGGCCGAAGCCCGGCCAATTACTGGGGAGTGCAGGATCTGCACGGCCTGGTGTGGGAATGGACCCGGGACTTTAACTCGGCCCTGGTCACCGGGGAATCCCGGGGCGACAGCAGCCTGGATCAAGGGCTGTTCTGCGGCTCGGCGGCGGCCGGCAGTGCCGATCCGTCCGACTACGCCGCCTTTATGCGTTACGGCTTTCGCTCCAGCCTGAAAGCCACCTACGCCCTGGGCAACCTGGGCTTTCGCTGCGCCAAGGAGATCAATAATGAAACACCTCACCTGGTGGCTGATGCTGTTCAGCCTTAA
- a CDS encoding SCO family protein, with amino-acid sequence MKHLTWWLMLFSLNALGLPDDSLYLLNDTWQNRHEREVKMDTLAGKKRLLAFIYTDCATACPVIVSDLKRIQQALTPAQQQQLGFVLISLTPGVDTPKVMAHFAGKHRLDAHWTLLSGNDDQVRTLAMAVGIKYAALAGGEIAHANTVTALDEQGRLLFQQSGLPGGPEAMIEKMGL; translated from the coding sequence ATGAAACACCTCACCTGGTGGCTGATGCTGTTCAGCCTTAATGCCCTCGGGCTGCCCGACGATTCGCTCTACCTGCTGAACGATACCTGGCAGAACCGCCATGAACGCGAGGTGAAGATGGACACCCTGGCGGGAAAAAAACGGCTGCTGGCCTTTATATACACCGACTGTGCCACCGCCTGCCCGGTGATCGTATCGGATCTCAAACGTATTCAGCAGGCGCTGACGCCGGCCCAGCAGCAGCAACTCGGCTTTGTGCTGATATCGCTCACTCCGGGAGTAGATACCCCCAAAGTGATGGCACACTTCGCCGGCAAGCACCGGCTTGACGCTCACTGGACCCTGCTCAGCGGCAACGACGATCAGGTGCGCACCCTGGCCATGGCGGTCGGCATCAAATACGCCGCGCTGGCCGGCGGCGAGATCGCTCACGCCAATACCGTCACCGCCCTGGACGAACAGGGCCGCCTTCTGTTTCAGCAAAGCGGCCTGCCCGGCGGGCCCGAGGCGATGATAGAAAAAATGGGACTTTGA
- a CDS encoding M15 family metallopeptidase, whose product MNAPIPLLHDPDWSRVSALPIRENHEELVPASLAPANLACYPAYYKLGIPNAVPECHMRRGVYQRLLAAARSLPKGLTLLVMDSWRPYSVQQYLYDTLYNAIENHWPDKPAAELEQLTREFVSLPSTDPRAPSPHLTGGSVDVTLIDEHGLMLDMGTQFDEATPWSHTAAFEQLATPTPHEQQVIANRRLLYRAMTNAGFTNLPSEWWHYDFGNQLWAWYSGQPRACYGPTHPESLECRWRREIDRRHQ is encoded by the coding sequence ATGAACGCCCCTATTCCCCTGCTGCATGATCCCGACTGGAGCCGCGTGTCGGCACTGCCCATTCGGGAAAACCATGAGGAGCTGGTGCCCGCCAGCCTGGCTCCGGCAAACCTGGCGTGCTACCCGGCCTACTACAAGCTGGGCATTCCCAACGCGGTGCCCGAGTGCCACATGCGCCGGGGAGTGTATCAACGCCTGCTGGCGGCGGCCCGCAGCCTGCCAAAAGGCCTGACCCTGCTGGTGATGGACAGCTGGCGCCCCTACTCGGTTCAGCAATATCTGTACGACACCCTGTATAACGCCATTGAAAACCACTGGCCCGACAAGCCCGCCGCCGAGCTGGAACAGCTGACCCGGGAATTTGTGTCGCTGCCCAGCACCGATCCCCGGGCCCCCAGTCCCCATCTGACCGGGGGCTCGGTGGACGTGACGCTGATCGATGAGCACGGCCTGATGCTGGACATGGGCACCCAGTTCGACGAAGCCACACCCTGGTCACACACCGCCGCCTTTGAGCAGCTGGCCACGCCCACGCCCCATGAGCAGCAGGTGATTGCCAATCGCCGGCTGCTCTACCGGGCCATGACCAACGCCGGTTTTACCAACCTGCCCAGCGAGTGGTGGCATTACGACTTCGGCAACCAGCTGTGGGCCTGGTACAGCGGCCAGCCCCGGGCCTGTTACGGCCCCACCCACCCCGAAAGTCTGGAATGCCGCTGGCGGCGGGAAATCGATCGCCGGCATCAGTAG
- a CDS encoding LysR family transcriptional regulator, translating to MTPSKPSPLGQVSDFELRLLRVFRTVVACGGFSAAEVALGISRAAISMQMADLEKRLGVKLCQRGRAGFALTDEGKRVLEAGDRLFGAVEHFRAEISELHRHLQGTLVIGITDNLVSHPGMKITHGLAALKARGPQVQIDLRMQPSDDIEIGVLDGRLNVGVVPKVRELPGLDYRPLYEESTRLYCADNHPLFADPAGNVFEHELVQPRFARPAEAAALYDRHIAGAQANDREGILFLVLTGCYLGYLPDHYAAPWVKAGRLRALQPGFTTHFCAITARSQRPNLVLETFLETLV from the coding sequence ATGACGCCGTCCAAACCCTCTCCCCTTGGCCAGGTCAGTGATTTTGAGCTCAGGCTGCTGCGCGTGTTTCGCACCGTGGTGGCCTGCGGTGGCTTTTCCGCCGCCGAGGTGGCGCTGGGCATCAGCCGGGCGGCCATCAGCATGCAGATGGCGGATCTGGAAAAACGGCTGGGGGTCAAGCTGTGCCAGCGGGGCCGGGCCGGGTTTGCCCTGACCGACGAAGGCAAGCGCGTGCTGGAAGCCGGCGACCGGCTGTTTGGCGCCGTGGAGCACTTTCGCGCCGAAATCAGCGAACTGCACCGGCATCTGCAGGGCACCCTGGTGATCGGCATTACCGACAACCTGGTCAGCCACCCGGGCATGAAAATCACTCATGGCCTGGCCGCCCTCAAGGCGCGCGGGCCCCAGGTGCAGATTGATCTGCGCATGCAGCCTTCCGACGACATTGAAATCGGTGTGCTCGACGGCCGCCTTAATGTGGGTGTGGTCCCGAAGGTAAGGGAGCTGCCTGGACTCGATTACCGGCCGCTGTATGAAGAAAGCACCCGCCTCTATTGTGCCGACAACCACCCGCTGTTTGCCGATCCTGCCGGCAACGTCTTTGAACACGAGCTGGTGCAGCCCCGCTTTGCCCGTCCCGCCGAGGCCGCCGCCCTGTATGATCGCCATATTGCCGGCGCCCAGGCCAATGATCGGGAAGGCATACTGTTTCTGGTGCTCACCGGCTGTTATCTCGGCTACCTGCCCGATCACTACGCCGCCCCCTGGGTGAAGGCCGGCCGGCTGCGCGCCCTGCAACCCGGGTTTACCACCCATTTTTGTGCCATTACCGCCCGCAGCCAGCGGCCCAACCTGGTGCTGGAAACCTTTCTGGAAACGCTCGTATAA
- a CDS encoding YceH family protein: MEKLSALEQRVIGCLIEKQVSTPDVYPLTLNSLVNACNQKSNRDPVLSLNENDVQSVLNTLGARRLVNNVAGFNARAAKYQHRFCNTEFGELQFSPGELAIVCELLLRGPQTPGELRSRCARLHPFGEVSEVEACLHSLMEKGPFVVKLERQPGKRESRYAHLFGDAPVSEPAAPAALGEDAQARIVELEAEVARLKARIRELEGEA; this comes from the coding sequence ATGGAAAAACTGTCTGCCCTCGAACAACGGGTGATTGGCTGCCTGATTGAAAAACAGGTGTCCACCCCCGATGTGTATCCGCTCACCCTCAATTCACTGGTGAATGCCTGCAACCAGAAAAGCAACCGGGATCCGGTGCTGAGCCTGAATGAGAATGACGTGCAGTCTGTGCTCAACACGCTCGGGGCCCGGCGGCTGGTGAACAACGTGGCCGGCTTTAATGCCCGGGCCGCCAAGTATCAGCACCGTTTTTGCAACACCGAGTTTGGCGAGCTGCAGTTCAGCCCCGGTGAGCTGGCCATTGTCTGTGAGTTGTTGCTGCGGGGCCCGCAGACCCCGGGCGAGCTGCGCAGCCGCTGCGCCCGGCTGCATCCGTTTGGGGAGGTGAGCGAGGTGGAGGCCTGCCTGCACAGCCTGATGGAAAAGGGCCCCTTTGTGGTGAAGCTGGAGCGTCAGCCCGGCAAGCGGGAGTCGCGTTACGCCCACCTGTTTGGTGACGCGCCGGTGAGCGAGCCGGCGGCCCCGGCCGCATTGGGTGAGGATGCCCAGGCCCGCATTGTCGAGCTGGAAGCGGAAGTGGCCCGGCTCAAGGCCCGTATTCGCGAGCTGGAAGGGGAAGCCTGA
- a CDS encoding YciI family protein — MWYVIFSQDNPNSLPLRKEARPAHLARLQALADEGRLLVAGPNPAIDAEDPADAGFTGSTVIAEFDSLEAAQAWADADPYVAAGVYASVIVKPFKKVLP; from the coding sequence ATGTGGTACGTGATTTTCAGCCAGGACAACCCCAACAGCCTGCCCCTGCGCAAGGAAGCCCGCCCGGCCCACCTGGCCCGGCTGCAGGCCCTGGCCGATGAAGGCCGCCTGCTGGTGGCCGGCCCCAACCCGGCCATTGACGCCGAAGATCCCGCCGATGCCGGCTTTACCGGCAGTACCGTGATTGCCGAATTCGACTCGCTCGAGGCCGCTCAAGCCTGGGCCGACGCCGATCCTTACGTGGCCGCCGGCGTCTATGCCAGCGTCATCGTCAAGCCCTTCAAGAAAGTCCTGCCCTGA